One segment of Drosophila ananassae strain 14024-0371.13 chromosome 3R, ASM1763931v2, whole genome shotgun sequence DNA contains the following:
- the LOC6498172 gene encoding myosin heavy chain, muscle isoform X23, with protein sequence MPKPAPNLEDEDPTPYLFVSLEQRRIDQSKPYDSKKNCWVPDEKEGYLLGEIKATKGDIVSVGLPGGEVKDFKSEKVEKVNPPKFEKIEDMADMTVLNTPCVLHNLRQRYYAKLIYTYSGLFCVAINPYKRYPVYTNRCAKMYRGKRRNEVPPHIFAISDGAYVDMLTNHVNQSMLITGESGAGKTENTKKVIAYFATVGASTKKDESQKNKGSLEDQVVQTNPVLEAFGNAKTVRNDNSSRFGKFIRIHFGPTGKLAGADIETYLLEKARVISQQSLERSYHIFYQIMSGSVAGVKEYCLLSNNIYDYRIVSQGKTTIPSVNDGEEWVAVDQAFDILGFTKQEKEDVYRITAAVMHMGGMKFKQRGREEQAEQDGEEEGGRVSKLFGCDTAELYKNLLKPRIKVGNEFVTQGRNVQQVTNSIGALCKGVFDRLFKWLVKKCNETLDTQQKRQHFIGVLDIAGFEIFDYNGFEQLCINFTNEKLQQFFNHHMFVLEQEEYKREGIDWAFIDFGMDLLACIDLIEKPMGILSILEEESMFPKATDQTFSEKLTNTHLGKSAPFQKPKPPKPGQQAAHFAIGHYAGVVAYNITGWLEKNKDPLNDTVVDQFKKSQNKLLIEIFADHAGQSGGGEQAKGGRGKKGGGFATVSSAYKEQLNSLMTTLRSTQPHFVRCIIPNEMKQPGLVDAHLVMHQLTCNGVLEGIRICRKGFPNRMVYPDFKMRYKIMCPKQLQGVEKDKKATEIIIKFIDLPEDQYRLGNTKVFFRAGVLGQMEEFRDERLGKIMSWMQAWARGYLSRKGFKKLQEQRVALKVVQRNLRKYLQLRTWPWYKLWQKVKPLLNVSRIEDEIARLEEKAKKAEELHAAEVKVRKELEALNAKLLAEKTALLDSLSGEKGQLQDFQERNAKLTAQKNDLENQLRDIQERLTQEEDARNQLFQQKKKADQEISGLKKDIEDLELNVQKAEQDKATKDHQIRNLNDEIAHQDELINKLNKEKKMQGESNQKTGEELQAAEDKINHLNKVKAKLEQTLDELEDSLEREKKVRGDVEKSKRKVEGDLKLTQEAVADLERNKKELEQTIQRKDKELCSITAKLEDEQVVVGKHQRQIKELQARIEELEEEVEAERQARAKAEKQRADLARELEELGERLEEAGGATSAQIELNKKREAELSKLRRDLEEANIQHESTLANLRKKHNDAVAEMAEQVDQLNKLKAKAEHDRQTCHNELNQTRTACDQLGRDKAAQEKIAKQLQHTLNEVQSKLDETNRTLNDFDASKKKLSIENSDLLRQLEEAESQVSQLSKIKISLTTQLEDTKRLADEESRERATLLGKFRNLEHDLDNLREQVEEEAEGKADLQRQLSKANAEAQVWRSKYESDGVARSEELEEAKRKLQARLAEAEETIESLNQKCIGLEKTKQRLSTEVEDLQLEVDRANAIANAAEKKQKAFDKIIGEWKLKVDDLAAELDASQKECRNYSTELFRLKGAYEEGQEQLEAVRRENKNLADEVKDLLDQIGEGGRNIHEIEKARKRLEAEKDELQAALEEAEAALEQEENKVLRAQLELSQVRQEIDRRIQEKEEEFENTRKNHQRALDSMQASLEAEAKGKAEALRMKKKLEADINELEIALDHANKANAEAQKNIKRYQQQLKDIQTALEEEQRARDDAREQLGISERRANALQNELEESRTLLEQADRGRRQAEQELADAHEQLNEVSAQNASISAAKRKLESELQTLHSDLDELLNEAKNSEEKAKKAMVDAARLADELRAEQDHAQTQEKLRKALEQQIKELQVRLDEAEANALKGGKKAIQKLEQRVRELENELDGEQRRHADAQKNLRKSERRIKELSFQSEEDRKNHERMQDLVDKLQQKIKTYKRQIEEAEEIAALNLAKFRKAQQELEEAEERADLAEQAISKFRAKGRAGSVGRGASPAPRATSVRPQFDGLAFPPRFDLAPENEF encoded by the exons ATGCCGAAGCCAGCTCCAAATCTTGAGGATGAGGATCCCACCCCATACCTGTTCGTGTCTTTGGAACAGAGACGTATCGATCAATCGAAACCCTATGACTCCAAGAAGAACTGTTGGGTCCCCGACGAGAAGGAGGGTTATCTCCTTGGTGAGATCAAGGCCACCAAGGGCGATATCGTCTCCGTCGGCTTGCCTGGTGGAGAG GTAAAAGATTTCAAATCCGAGAAGGTGGAAAAAGTGAATCCAccaaaattcgaaaaaattgAAGATATGGCCGACATGACCGTGTTGAACACTCCCTGTGTGTTGCACAATCTGCGTCAGCGTTACTATGCTAAGCTCATCTAT ACCTACTCTGGTCTTTTCTGCGTTGCCATCAATCCTTACAAGCGCTACCCCGTATATACCAACCGTTGCGCTAAGATGTACCGTGGCAAGCGCCGTAATGAGGTGCCACCCCATATTTTCGCCATCTCTGACGGTGCCTACGTCGACATGTTGACCAACCACGTGAATCAATCTATGTTGATCACCGGTGAGTCTGGTGCCGGAAAGACTGAGAACACCAAGAAGGTCATTGCGTACTTCGCCACTGTTGGCGCTTCCACCAAGAAGGATGAATCGCAGAAGAACAAGGGTTCCCTGGAAGATCAGGTTGTGCAGACTAACCCTGTGCTTGAGGCTTTCGGTAACGCCAAGACCGTGCGTAACGATAACTCCTCTCGTTTC GGTAAATTCATCCGTATCCACTTCGGACCTACTGGTAAACTGGCTGGTGCTGATATTGAGACCT ATCTGCTGGAGAAGGCCCGTGTCATCTCCCAGCAGTCCCTGGAGCGTTCCTACCACATCTTCTACCAGATCATGTCTGGCTCCGTTGCCGGTGTTAAAG agTACTGTCTACTTTCGAACAACATTTACGATTATCGCATTGTCTCACAAGGCAAAACGACCATACCGAGCGTCAACGATGGCGAGGAATGGGTCGCCGTGGAT CAAGCCTTCGACATTCTGGGCTTCACCAAGCAGGAGAAGGAGGATGTGTACAGGATCACCGCCGCTGTCATGCACATGGGTGGCATGAAGTTCAAGCAACGTGGTCGCGAGGAGCAGGCTGAGCAGGACGGTGAGGAGGAGGGTGGCCGTGTGTCTAAGCTGTTCGGCTGCGACACCGCTGAGCTGTACAAGAACTTGCTCAAGCCCCGCATCAAGGTCGGTAACGAGTTCGTCACCCAGGGCCGTAACGTCCAGCAGGTCACCAACTCGATCGGTGCCCTCTGCAAGGGTGTCTTCGATCGTCTGTTCAAGTGGCTGGTCAAGAAGTGTAACGAGACTCTGGATACCCAGCAGAAGCGTCAGCACTTCATTGGTGTACTGGATATTGCTGGTTTTGAAATCTTCGAC TACAACGGTTTCGAGCAACTGTGTATTAACTTCACCAACGAGAAGTTGCAACAATTCTTCAACCATCACATGTTCGTTTTGGAGCAAGAAGAATACAAGAGGGAAGGTATCGATTGGGCCTTCATCGATTTCGGTATGGACTTGTTGGCCTGTATCGATCTGATTGAAAAG CCTATGGGTATCCTGTCCATCCTTGAAGAAGAGTCTATGTTCCCCAAGGCCACCGATCAGACCTTCTCGGAGAAGCTGACCAACACCCATTTGGGCAAGTCGGCTCCATTCCAGAAGCCCAAGCCCCCAAAGCCCGGCCAGCAGGCTGCCCACTTTGCCATCGGCCATTATGCTGGTGTTGTCGCTTACAACATCACCGGTTGGTTGGAGAAGAACAAGGATCCTCTGAACGACACTGTTGTCGACCAGTTCAAGAAGTCTCAGAACAAGCTGCTGATCGAAATCTTCGCCGATCACGCCGGACAGTCGGGCGGCGGTGAACAGGCCAAGGGAGGTCGTGGCAAGAAGGGTGGTGGCTTCGCCACTGTGTCCTCTGCCTACAAGGAGCAGTTGAACAGCTTGATGACCACTCTGCGCTCCACTCAGCCTCACTTCGTCCGTTGCATCATTCCCAACGAGATGAAGCAGCCTGGACTTGTTGATGCCCACTTGGTTATGCACCAGCTGACCTGTAACGGTGTGCTTGAAGGTATCCGTATTTGCCGTAAGGGCTTCCCCAACAGGATGGTCTACCCTGACTTCAAGATGCG CTACAAGATCATGTGCCCCAAGCAATTGCAGGGCGTTGAGAAAGACAAAAAGGCCACTGAAATAATCATTAAGTTTATCGATTTGCCCGAAGATCAGTACCGTTTGGGTAACACAAAG GTGTTCTTCCGTGCCGGTGTCCTGGGTCAGATGGAGGAGTTCCGTGATGAGCGTCTGGGCAAGATCATGTCCTGGATGCAGGCCTGGGCTCGTGGTTACCTGTCCCGCAAGGGCTTCAAGAAGCTCCAGGAACAGCGCGTCGCCCTCAAGGTTGTCCAGCGCAATCTGCGCAAGTACCTGCAGCTCCGCACCTGGCCATGGTACAAACTGTGGCAGAAGGTCAAGCCCCTCCTCAACGTCAGCCGTATCGAGGATGAGATTGCC CGTCTGGAGGAGAAGGCCAAGAAGGCTGAGGAACTGCATGCCGCTGAAGTGAAAGTACGCAAGGAGCTGGAGGCCCTCAACGCCAAGCTGTTGGCTGAGAAGACCGCCCTGCTGGACTCTCTGTCCGGTGAGAAGGGCCAGCTGCAGGACTTCCAGGAGCGCAACGCCAAGTTGACCGCCCAGAAGAACGACCTCGAGAACCAGCTGCGC GACATCCAAGAGCGCCTGACTCAGGAGGAAGATGCCCGCAACCAGCTGTTCCAGCAGAAGAAGAAGGCCGACCAGGAGATCTCTGGCCTGAAGAAGGACATCGAGGATCTGGAGCTGAATGTCCAGAAGGCCGAGCAGGACAAGGCCACCAAGGATCACCAGATCCGCAACTTGAACGACGAGATCGCCCACCAGGATGAGCTCATCAACAAGCTGAACAAGGAGAAGAAGATGCAGGGCGAGTCCAACCAGAAGACTGGTGAGGAACTGCAGGCCGCCGAGGACAAGATCAACCACTTGAACAAGGTTAAGGCCAAGCTCGAGCAGACCCTCGACGAGCTCGAGGATTCTCTGGAGCGTGAGAAGAAGGTGCGCGGTGATGTTGAGAAGTCCAAGCGCAAGGTTGAGGGAGACCTCAAGCTCACCCAGGAGGCTGTTGCCGATCTGGAGCGCAACAAGAAGGAATTGGAGCAGACCATCCAGCGCAAGGACAAGGAACTGTGCTCCATCACCGCCAAGCTCGAGGATGAGCAGGTTGTGGTTGGCAAGCACCAGCGCCAGATCAAGGAACTGCAGGCCCGCATCGAGGAGCTCGAGGAGGAGGTTGAGGCTGAGCGCCAGGCCCGCGCCAAGGCTGAGAAGCAGCGCGCCGATCTGGCCCGTGAGCTTGAGGAATTGGGCGAGCGTCTGGAGGAGGCTGGCGGTGCCACCTCTGCCCAGATTGAGCTCAACAAGAAGCGTGAGGCTGAGCTCAGCAAGCTCCGTCGCGATCTTGAGGAGGCCAACATCCAGCACGAGTCCACCCTGGCTAACCTGCGCAAGAAGCACAACGATGCCGTCGCCGAGATGGCCGAGCAGGTTGATCAGCTCAACAAGCTGAAGGCTAA GGCCGAGCACGATCGCCAGACTTGCCACAACGAGCTGAATCAGACTCGTACCGCCTGCGATCAGCTGGGTCGCGATAAG gCTGCCCAGGAGAAGATCGCCAAGCAGCTGCAGCACACCCTCAACGAAGTCCAGTCCAAATTGGATGAGACCAACAGGACTCTGAACGACTTCGATgccagcaagaagaagctgtCCATTGAGAACTCCGATCTGCTCCgccagctggaggaggccgAGTCCCAGGTGTCTCAGCTGTCCAAGATCAAGATCTCCCTGACCACCCAGCTTGAGGATACCAAGCGTCTGGCCGATGAGGAGTCCCGCGAGCGTGCTACCCTTCTGGGCAAGTTCCGCAACTTGGAGCACGACCTGGACAACCTGCGCGAACAGGTTGAGGAGGAGGCTGAGGGCAAGGCCGATCTGCAGCGCCAGCTGAGCAAGGCCAACGCTGAGGCCCAGGTCTGGCGTAGCAAGTACGAGTCCGATGGTGTTGCCCGCTCtgaggagctggaggaggccaAGAGGAAGCTGCAGGCCCGTCTCGCCGAGGCTGAGGAGACCATTGAGTCCCTTAACCAGAAGTGCATTGGCCTGGAGAAGACCAAGCAGCGCCTGTCCACCGAAGTGGAGGATCTCCAGCTGGAGGTCGACCGTGCCAACGCCATTGCCAACGCTGCCGAGAAGAAGCAGAAGGCCTTCGACAAGATCATCGGCGAATGGAAACTGAAGGTTGATGATCTGGCCGCTGAGCTTGATGCCTCCCAGAAGGAGTGCCGCAACTACTCCACCGAACTGTTCCGTCTGAAGGGTGCCTACGAGGAGGGCCAGGAGCAGCTGGAGGCTGTGCGTCGTGAGAACAAGAACTTGGCTGATGAGGTCAAGGATCTGCTCGACCAGATCGGTGAGGGTGGCCGCAACATCCATGAGATCGAGAAGGCCCGCAAGCGCCTGGAGGCTGAGAAGGACGAGCTCCAAGCCGCCCTTGAGGAGGCTGAGGCTGCTCTTGAGCAGGAGGAGAACAAGGTGCTGCGCGCCCAGCTGGAGCTGTCCCAGGTCCGCCAGGAAATCGATCGCCGCATccaggagaaggaggaggagttcGAGAACACCCGCAAGAACCACCAGCGCGCCCTCGACTCCATGCAGGCTTCCCTTGAGGCTGAGGCCAAGGGCAAGGCTGAGGCCCTGCGCATGAAGAAGAAGCTGGAGGCTGACATCAACGAGCTGGAGATTGCTCTGGATCATGCCAACAAG GCTAACGCCGAGGCCCAGAAGAACATCAAGCGTTACCAGCAACAGCTTAAGGACATCCAGACCGCTCTCGAGGAGGAGCAGCGCGCCCGCGACGATGCCCGCGAACAGCTGGGTATCTCCGAGCGTCGTGCCAACGCTCTCCAGAACGAACTGGAGGAGTCGCGCACTCTGCTGGAGCAGGCCGACCGTGGCCGTCGCCAGGCCGAACAGGAGCTGGCCGATGCCCACGAGCAGTTGAACGAGGTTTCCGCCCAGAACGCCTCCATCTCCGCTGCCAAGAGGAAGCTGGAGTCTGAGCTGCAGACCCTGCACTCCGACCTGGACGAACTCTTGAACGAGGCCAAGAACTCCGAGGAGAAGGCCAAGAAGGCTATGGTTGATGCCGCCCGCCTGGCTGATGAGCTCCGCGCTGAGCAGGATCATGCCCAGACCCAGGAGAAATTGAGGAAGGCTTTGGAGCAGCAGATCAAGGAGCTCCAGGTCCGTCTCGATGAAGCCGAGGCCAACGCCCTTAAGGGTGGCAAGAAGGCTATCCAGAAGTTGGAGCAGCGCGTCCGCGAGCTCGAGAACGAGCTGGATGGTGAGCAGAGGCGACATGCCGATGCCCAGAAGAACTTGCGCAAGTCTGAGCGCCGCATCAAGGAGCTGAGCTTCCAGTCTGAGGAGGACCGCAAGAACCACGAACGCATGCAGGATCTGGTCGATAAGCTGCAACAGAAGATCAAGACATACAAGAGGCAGATCGAGGAGGCTGAGGAAATCGCCGCCCTCAACTTGGCCAAATTCCGCAAGGCTCagcaggagctggaggaggccgAGGAGCGTGCCGATCTGGCCGAGCAGGCCATCAGCAAATTCCGCGCCAAGGGACGTGCCGGTTCTGTCGGTCGTGGTGCCAGCCCAGCG CCCCGTGCGACGTCCGTCAGGCCACAATTCGACGGATTGGCCTTCCCACCAAGATTCGACCTTGCTCCTGAAAACGAATTCTAA